The following proteins come from a genomic window of Streptomyces sp. GS7:
- a CDS encoding helix-turn-helix domain-containing protein, whose protein sequence is MRDVPGHENDAANVRRKPLAPLPAELSGPVRDFAAALRRMHGELGYSLQELSGRLPASRSSLSRYLRGQSLPDERLLVQWCKLSFTGEDRMPALVELLHRAQEAADAPPVPAPQPGDEAVPGSGERTGPEDPEDTAPARSRLRLLLAGFCTAAVLAGAAFAVLALTGPDSGGPAEGGGRAPAPASTSTGAGSALITVHNVERACQHSRSDYCGLGLARDPYAPYLRPNIVGHVWHGDALHAVCEIADGVSVTDEMGGHSSIWFRVVHGGGQVWAPGIRIRPEQLANAELPRCRDGS, encoded by the coding sequence ATGCGAGACGTGCCTGGCCATGAGAACGACGCCGCAAATGTCCGCCGCAAGCCACTGGCCCCGCTTCCCGCCGAACTCTCCGGACCCGTACGGGACTTCGCCGCCGCCCTGCGCCGGATGCACGGCGAACTGGGCTACAGCCTTCAGGAGTTGTCGGGACGGCTGCCCGCCAGCCGGTCGTCCCTCTCGCGCTATCTGCGCGGCCAGAGCCTGCCCGACGAGCGGCTGCTGGTGCAGTGGTGCAAGCTCTCGTTCACCGGTGAGGACCGGATGCCCGCGCTCGTGGAGCTGCTGCACCGCGCCCAGGAGGCGGCGGACGCCCCGCCGGTGCCCGCCCCGCAACCCGGCGACGAGGCCGTGCCGGGTTCCGGCGAGCGGACGGGACCGGAAGACCCGGAAGACACAGCACCGGCCCGGAGCCGGCTGCGGTTGCTGCTCGCCGGGTTCTGCACCGCCGCCGTACTGGCCGGCGCCGCGTTCGCCGTCCTCGCGCTGACCGGCCCGGACAGCGGGGGTCCGGCGGAGGGCGGCGGCCGGGCGCCGGCCCCCGCGAGCACGTCGACCGGCGCCGGATCCGCCCTGATCACCGTCCACAACGTCGAACGGGCCTGCCAGCACAGCCGCAGCGACTACTGCGGACTCGGGCTGGCCCGCGATCCGTACGCACCGTATCTGCGGCCCAACATCGTGGGCCATGTCTGGCACGGCGATGCGCTGCACGCGGTCTGCGAGATCGCCGACGGTGTCTCCGTCACCGACGAGATGGGCGGGCACAGCAGTATCTGGTTCCGGGTCGTTCACGGGGGCGGGCAGGTCTGGGCGCCGGGCATCCGGATCCGTCCGGAGCAGCTGGCGAACGCCGAACTACCGCGCTGCCGCGACGGATCGTGA
- a CDS encoding MFS transporter, which produces MSGGTDTTAGGGIGGGAARLLPSDPPGGRRAMAVWGIGVAVYFVAITYRTSLGVAGLDAAVRFHINASALSTFSILQLLVYAGMQIPVGLLVDRLGAKKVLTLGVVLYTVGQFGFALSATYTMALGSRALLGCGDAMTFISVLRLGSRWFPARRGPMIAQIAALVGMAGNLISTLVLARLLHTFGWTTTFAGSALGGVAVLVLLLLFLKDHPEGFAPPPAAAEHSGAAFVRRQIADAWREPGTRLGMWVHFTTQFPAMVFLLLWGLPFLVQAQGLSRGTAGELLTLVVLSNMGVGLVYGQVIARHHAARTPLALSTVAATALLWALTVCWPAAHAPMWLLVMLCVVLGACGPASMIGFDFARPANPPERQGTASGIVNMGGFTASMTTLLAIGVLLDATGENYRIAFSSVFVLEAIGLSQILRLRRRAARRERERLVVSRVEAVHVPA; this is translated from the coding sequence ATGAGCGGCGGCACCGACACCACCGCCGGCGGTGGCATAGGTGGGGGCGCCGCCCGGCTGCTGCCCTCGGACCCGCCCGGCGGCCGCAGGGCGATGGCCGTCTGGGGCATCGGCGTCGCGGTCTACTTCGTCGCGATCACCTACCGCACGAGCCTGGGCGTGGCCGGCCTGGACGCCGCCGTGCGCTTCCACATCAACGCCTCGGCGCTGTCCACCTTCTCGATCCTCCAGCTGCTGGTGTACGCGGGCATGCAGATACCCGTCGGCCTGCTGGTCGACCGGCTCGGCGCCAAAAAGGTGCTGACCCTCGGCGTTGTCCTCTACACCGTCGGGCAGTTCGGCTTCGCGCTCTCCGCGACGTACACCATGGCGCTCGGCTCGCGCGCGCTGCTCGGCTGCGGGGACGCGATGACCTTCATCAGCGTGCTGCGACTGGGCTCCCGGTGGTTCCCGGCCCGCCGCGGCCCGATGATCGCGCAGATCGCCGCGCTCGTCGGCATGGCGGGCAACCTGATCTCCACCCTCGTCCTGGCCCGGCTGCTGCACACCTTCGGCTGGACGACGACCTTCGCTGGCAGCGCGCTGGGCGGGGTCGCCGTACTGGTCCTGCTGCTGCTCTTCCTCAAGGACCACCCCGAGGGCTTCGCGCCGCCGCCCGCTGCCGCCGAGCACAGCGGAGCCGCGTTCGTCCGCCGGCAGATCGCGGACGCCTGGCGCGAGCCGGGCACCCGGCTGGGGATGTGGGTGCACTTCACCACCCAGTTCCCGGCGATGGTCTTCCTGCTGCTGTGGGGACTCCCGTTCCTCGTCCAGGCGCAGGGCCTCTCCCGCGGCACCGCCGGTGAACTGCTCACGCTCGTGGTGCTCTCCAACATGGGCGTGGGCCTGGTCTACGGGCAGGTCATCGCCCGCCACCACGCGGCCCGCACGCCGCTGGCCCTGAGCACCGTCGCCGCCACCGCCCTGCTGTGGGCCCTCACCGTGTGCTGGCCGGCCGCGCACGCCCCGATGTGGCTGCTGGTCATGCTCTGTGTGGTGCTGGGTGCCTGCGGTCCCGCCTCGATGATCGGCTTCGACTTCGCCCGGCCCGCCAACCCGCCGGAGCGCCAGGGCACCGCATCCGGCATCGTCAACATGGGCGGCTTCACCGCCTCGATGACGACCCTGCTGGCCATCGGCGTCCTCCTGGACGCCACGGGCGAGAACTACCGGATCGCCTTCTCCTCGGTCTTCGTCCTGGAGGCCATCGGCCTCTCGCAGATCCTGCGGTTGCGCCGGCGCGCGGCACGGCGCGAGCGGGAGCGGCTGGTCGTCAGCAGGGTGGAGGCGGTGCACGTCCCGGCGTGA
- a CDS encoding NHL domain-containing thioredoxin family protein: MASRARVRAPELIGKGGWLNTGGKDLTLSDLRGRIVILDFWTFCCVNCLHVLDELRELEERHRDSVVIIGVHSPKFVHEAEHQAVVDAVERYGVEHPVLDDPELATWKQYAVRAWPTLVVIDPEGYVVAQHAGEGHAHAIEKLVEELVAEHGAKGTLRRGDGPYVPPEPVATDLRFPGKAVRLPGGTFLVSDTTRHQLVELAADGEQVLRRIGTGERGLGPDSFNEPQGLALLPDGTVAVADTVNHAIRVFDPRSGALETVAGTGRQWWQGSPSSGPAREVDLSSPWDLAWWQDRLWIAMAGVHQLWTYDPADGTVAVAAGTTNEGLVDGPAEQAWFAQPSGLAAGGDRLWIADSETSAVRWIERAADGDGHVVHTAVGTGLFDFGHRDGAAAQALFQHPLGVTALPDGSVAVADTYNHALRRFDPASGEVTTLATDLREPSAAVLADDDIVVVESARHRLTRLRLPEEAVRVEAVAHRTRRAATDVAPGSLRLDVVFQAPAGQKLDTRYGPSTRLLVSATPPELLADGAGAGTDLARDLVLADGVTEGVLHVSAMAASCDDAPDVEYPACHVHQQDWGVPVRVTDGGVARLGLVLAGLDAE, from the coding sequence ATGGCTTCACGTGCGCGCGTCCGGGCCCCCGAGCTGATCGGCAAGGGCGGTTGGCTCAACACCGGCGGAAAAGATCTCACCCTCTCCGACCTGCGAGGACGCATTGTCATCCTCGACTTCTGGACCTTCTGCTGTGTGAACTGCCTGCATGTCCTGGACGAGCTGCGGGAGCTGGAGGAGCGGCACCGCGACTCGGTCGTGATCATCGGCGTGCACTCCCCGAAGTTCGTGCACGAGGCCGAGCACCAGGCGGTCGTGGACGCCGTCGAGCGGTACGGCGTCGAGCACCCGGTCCTCGACGACCCCGAGCTGGCGACCTGGAAGCAGTACGCGGTGCGGGCCTGGCCGACGCTCGTGGTGATCGATCCCGAGGGCTATGTGGTCGCCCAGCACGCGGGTGAGGGCCATGCGCACGCCATCGAGAAGCTCGTCGAGGAGCTGGTCGCCGAACACGGCGCCAAGGGCACCCTCCGGCGCGGCGACGGCCCGTACGTACCGCCGGAGCCGGTCGCCACCGACCTGCGGTTCCCCGGCAAGGCGGTACGGCTGCCCGGCGGCACCTTCCTCGTCTCCGACACCACCCGGCATCAGCTGGTGGAGCTGGCGGCCGACGGCGAGCAGGTGCTGCGCCGGATCGGGACCGGCGAGCGCGGGCTGGGCCCGGACTCCTTCAACGAGCCGCAGGGCCTGGCGCTGCTGCCCGACGGCACGGTCGCCGTCGCGGACACCGTCAACCACGCCATCCGGGTCTTCGACCCCCGCAGCGGTGCGCTGGAGACGGTGGCCGGCACCGGCAGGCAGTGGTGGCAGGGTTCGCCGTCCTCCGGGCCGGCCCGCGAGGTGGACCTCTCCTCGCCGTGGGACCTCGCCTGGTGGCAGGACCGGCTGTGGATCGCGATGGCCGGCGTGCACCAGCTGTGGACGTACGACCCGGCGGACGGCACGGTCGCCGTCGCGGCCGGCACCACCAACGAGGGGCTGGTGGACGGGCCCGCCGAACAGGCGTGGTTCGCCCAGCCCTCCGGGCTCGCGGCGGGCGGCGACCGGCTGTGGATCGCCGACTCGGAGACCAGCGCGGTGCGCTGGATCGAGCGGGCGGCGGACGGCGACGGCCATGTGGTCCACACGGCCGTCGGCACCGGGCTCTTCGACTTCGGGCACCGCGACGGCGCCGCCGCGCAGGCCCTGTTCCAGCACCCGCTGGGCGTCACCGCGCTGCCCGACGGCTCGGTCGCCGTCGCGGACACCTACAACCACGCACTGCGCCGCTTCGACCCCGCGAGCGGCGAGGTGACGACGCTCGCGACCGATCTGCGGGAACCGTCCGCGGCGGTGCTCGCCGACGACGACATCGTGGTCGTGGAGTCCGCGCGGCACCGGCTGACCCGCCTGCGGCTGCCCGAAGAGGCGGTACGCGTCGAGGCGGTGGCCCACCGCACCCGGCGCGCGGCCACCGACGTCGCCCCGGGCAGCCTCCGCCTGGACGTGGTCTTCCAGGCCCCGGCCGGCCAGAAGCTCGACACCCGCTACGGCCCCTCGACGCGGCTGCTCGTCAGTGCGACGCCGCCGGAGCTGCTCGCCGACGGTGCCGGTGCGGGCACCGATCTCGCCCGGGACCTGGTGCTGGCGGACGGTGTCACCGAGGGCGTGCTGCATGTCTCGGCGATGGCCGCGTCCTGCGACGACGCCCCGGACGTCGAGTACCCGGCCTGCCATGTGCACCAGCAGGACTGGGGCGTTCCGGTCCGGGTCACCGACGGCGGCGTGGCCCGGCTGGGGCTCGTCCTGGCGGGGCTGGACGCCGAGTAG
- a CDS encoding maleylpyruvate isomerase family mycothiol-dependent enzyme: MTVHPSLQSSIDAWTHSIEAITELVTPLVEGEWSRATDLPGWSVRDVVSHVIGLECEMLGDPRPIHTLPRDLYHVRSESARRMEVQVDVRRHHTAPEMLSELEYTVIRRSRQLRNESRQPDAVVRSPLGEERTLEFVLEQRAFDVWVHEQDLRRALGKPGNPDSPGAHVARDLLVRVLPGIVAKRAQAPADSAVVFDITGPVEFMRTVRVGADGKATIDGSVSLGPTVTLAMDWDAFHRLACGRVRPAAIAGQIKIDGDHELAQAILDHFAVTP, translated from the coding sequence GTGACCGTCCATCCCAGCCTTCAGTCCTCCATCGATGCCTGGACGCATTCCATAGAAGCGATAACCGAGCTGGTGACGCCGCTCGTCGAGGGTGAGTGGAGCAGGGCGACAGACCTCCCAGGATGGTCCGTACGCGACGTCGTCTCCCACGTCATCGGTCTGGAATGCGAGATGCTGGGCGACCCGCGGCCGATCCACACCCTGCCGCGCGACCTCTACCACGTACGGAGCGAGTCGGCCCGCCGCATGGAGGTCCAGGTCGACGTCCGCCGGCACCACACCGCACCGGAAATGCTCAGCGAGCTCGAATACACCGTCATCCGGCGGTCCCGGCAGCTGCGCAACGAGTCCCGCCAGCCGGACGCCGTGGTGCGCAGCCCGCTCGGCGAGGAGCGGACGCTGGAATTCGTACTGGAGCAGCGGGCGTTCGACGTCTGGGTGCACGAGCAGGATCTGCGCCGGGCGCTCGGCAAGCCCGGCAATCCCGACTCCCCCGGCGCGCATGTGGCCCGCGATCTGCTGGTGCGGGTGCTGCCCGGCATCGTCGCGAAGAGGGCGCAGGCGCCCGCCGATTCGGCCGTCGTCTTCGACATCACCGGCCCGGTGGAGTTCATGCGCACGGTGCGGGTCGGCGCCGACGGCAAGGCGACGATCGACGGCAGCGTCTCGCTCGGCCCGACGGTGACACTGGCCATGGACTGGGATGCCTTCCACCGGCTGGCCTGCGGCCGGGTCCGCCCGGCGGCCATCGCCGGGCAGATCAAGATCGACGGGGACCACGAGCTGGCCCAGGCCATCCTCGACCACTTCGCGGTGACGCCGTAG
- a CDS encoding GntR family transcriptional regulator, with amino-acid sequence MPSASTPTAPTRETGPVPAKQPPAAERVYAHIKDAVLERRYEGGMLLTEGELADAVGVSRTPVREALLRLEAEGLIKLYPKKGALVLPVSAQEIADVVETRLLVEKHAAAKAVPASQSLIEELGALVETMREQAAAGDLAAVSVTDRAFHAAIVRSAGNQILDRLYEQLRDRQLRMGVAVMHAHPDRIAKNIAEHTEILEALRAGDSDAAADAVQRHVSWVRNLAQGDER; translated from the coding sequence ATGCCATCAGCGTCCACGCCCACCGCCCCCACAAGGGAGACCGGTCCCGTTCCCGCCAAACAGCCCCCCGCCGCCGAGCGGGTCTACGCACACATCAAGGACGCAGTTCTGGAGCGCCGCTACGAGGGCGGAATGCTGCTCACCGAAGGGGAGCTCGCCGACGCCGTGGGGGTGTCGCGCACCCCGGTGCGCGAGGCGCTGCTGCGGCTGGAGGCCGAGGGGCTGATCAAGCTCTACCCCAAGAAGGGCGCCCTGGTCCTGCCGGTCTCCGCGCAGGAGATCGCCGACGTCGTCGAGACCCGGCTGCTTGTCGAGAAGCACGCGGCGGCCAAGGCGGTACCCGCGAGCCAGTCGCTGATCGAGGAACTCGGCGCGCTGGTGGAGACGATGCGGGAACAGGCCGCGGCCGGCGATCTGGCCGCCGTCTCCGTCACCGACCGCGCCTTCCACGCCGCCATCGTGCGCAGCGCCGGCAACCAGATCCTGGACCGGCTCTACGAGCAACTGCGCGACCGGCAGCTGCGGATGGGCGTCGCGGTCATGCACGCCCACCCCGACCGGATCGCCAAGAACATCGCCGAGCACACGGAAATCCTCGAAGCGCTGCGCGCGGGCGACTCCGACGCGGCCGCCGACGCCGTACAGCGGCACGTCAGCTGGGTCCGCAACCTCGCGCAGGGGGACGAGCGATGA
- a CDS encoding DUF4232 domain-containing protein, protein MTARRTRRRSAAYAALALGLAGSLALTGCKSSKTHRSSSTASRSTHHVIGGAGTASRRNGRTTYCSLSTSRLQFGQQTGPKGYVTVRYRNSSSTLSCTLYGAPLLSFNQAKTPLPPVKAGSNHQVTLRPRDTAYAVVPTNTPAALGTRQENVAIRFARSTGSPVTFDFTEKRDVISVGQSRVSDWNSSLAGARLEAGVGD, encoded by the coding sequence ATGACCGCACGCCGCACCCGCCGCCGCTCCGCCGCCTACGCCGCGCTGGCCCTCGGACTCGCCGGCTCACTCGCCCTGACCGGCTGCAAGAGCTCGAAAACCCACCGGAGTTCGTCCACGGCCTCCCGGAGCACGCACCACGTCATCGGCGGTGCGGGCACCGCGAGCCGTCGCAACGGCCGTACGACGTACTGCTCCCTCTCCACGTCCCGGCTCCAGTTCGGCCAGCAGACGGGTCCCAAGGGATACGTCACCGTGCGGTACCGGAACTCCTCCAGCACGCTGAGCTGCACGCTGTACGGCGCGCCACTGCTGTCCTTCAACCAGGCGAAGACCCCGCTGCCGCCGGTGAAGGCGGGATCGAACCACCAGGTCACCCTCCGCCCCCGCGACACCGCCTACGCGGTCGTCCCGACCAACACCCCCGCCGCGCTGGGCACCCGGCAGGAGAACGTGGCCATCCGGTTCGCACGGTCCACCGGGTCGCCGGTGACGTTCGACTTCACCGAGAAGCGCGACGTCATCTCCGTCGGCCAGAGCAGGGTCAGCGACTGGAACAGCAGCCTGGCCGGGGCCAGGCTGGAAGCCGGCGTCGGCGACTGA